Proteins from a single region of Desulfolutivibrio sulfoxidireducens:
- a CDS encoding flavodoxin family protein: MIILGINASPNGKKSQTGRLVRGVLDGAASCGAQVEFVDLCRLKIEFCIGCRKCFDTGKCFFDDDYQGLLDRMLAADGMVWGSPNYSFAVRAQMKALIDRMADVIHLQSFDGKYCCAAATGGRDDKVITSYLSANFLDLGAYVTGTVGAVVTKGPEVVDAAEKTAFELGKALVADIRERRVYFDQRQAIDANRREFQAKIRAAKDAWRNQYASWEARGWP; this comes from the coding sequence ATGATCATCCTTGGCATCAACGCCAGTCCCAACGGCAAGAAGAGTCAGACCGGACGGCTGGTGCGGGGCGTTCTGGACGGCGCGGCCTCATGCGGCGCACAGGTGGAGTTCGTGGACCTGTGCCGGCTCAAAATCGAATTCTGCATCGGCTGCCGCAAGTGTTTCGACACTGGGAAGTGTTTTTTCGACGACGACTACCAGGGCCTTTTGGACCGGATGTTGGCGGCCGACGGCATGGTCTGGGGCTCGCCCAACTATTCCTTCGCGGTCAGGGCCCAGATGAAGGCCCTGATCGACCGTATGGCCGACGTCATCCACCTGCAGTCCTTCGACGGCAAGTACTGTTGCGCGGCGGCCACGGGCGGCCGCGACGACAAGGTCATCACCAGCTATCTTTCGGCCAACTTTCTCGATCTCGGGGCGTACGTCACCGGCACTGTGGGCGCGGTGGTCACCAAAGGCCCGGAGGTGGTGGACGCGGCCGAGAAGACGGCCTTCGAGCTGGGCAAGGCGTTGGTGGCGGACATCCGGGAAAGGCGCGTCTATTTCGACCAGAGGCAGGCCATCGACGCCAACCGCCGGGAGTTCCAGGCCAAGATACGCGCCGCCAAGGACGCCTGGCGCAACCAGTACGCCTCCTGGGAGGCGCGCGGCTGGCCCTAG
- a CDS encoding substrate-binding domain-containing protein: MNDKTTETASGSPRARVLVLALAVALLGGLAMMRETMVRDEAGGPLAVYGPGGPYPPMRACAEAFSREFGIPVTVVKGQPEAIADRVAVDGDVYYGGAPYMMDDFIREHPGVVDASTVRELFSRRIGIIVRRGNPKGVRDVADLRRPGISILDVALENMEAFRGDVPGGRTNVGQGVVSGEEGFAAWEGNPGLDAWVTYRSWFVRMTHGEEFLPIAAPDGLRATPVALTRRTQRRADAVAFLDYLATDAAHRVFQEYGWE; encoded by the coding sequence ATGAATGACAAGACCACGGAAACCGCGTCAGGCTCGCCCCGCGCCCGGGTGCTGGTGCTGGCGTTGGCCGTGGCCCTTCTGGGAGGGCTGGCCATGATGCGCGAGACGATGGTCCGGGACGAGGCCGGTGGGCCGCTTGCGGTGTACGGTCCGGGCGGGCCGTATCCGCCCATGCGCGCCTGCGCCGAGGCCTTTTCCCGGGAATTCGGCATCCCGGTCACGGTGGTCAAGGGCCAGCCCGAGGCCATCGCCGACCGGGTCGCGGTTGACGGGGACGTGTATTACGGCGGCGCGCCGTACATGATGGACGATTTCATCCGGGAGCATCCCGGGGTGGTGGACGCATCCACGGTGCGGGAGCTTTTTTCCCGGCGCATCGGGATCATCGTGCGCCGGGGCAACCCAAAAGGCGTCCGTGACGTCGCGGACCTGAGGCGGCCGGGGATATCCATCCTGGACGTGGCGCTTGAGAACATGGAGGCCTTTCGCGGGGATGTTCCCGGCGGCAGGACCAACGTGGGCCAGGGCGTGGTTTCCGGGGAAGAGGGCTTTGCCGCCTGGGAGGGCAATCCCGGCCTCGACGCCTGGGTGACCTACCGGTCCTGGTTCGTGCGCATGACGCACGGGGAGGAGTTTTTGCCCATCGCCGCGCCGGACGGCCTGCGGGCCACCCCGGTGGCCCTGACCCGGCGCACGCAGCGTCGGGCCGACGCTGTGGCCTTTCTGGACTATCTGGCCACGGACGCGGCTCACCGCGTCTTTCAGGAATACGGCTGGGAGTAG
- a CDS encoding L-threonylcarbamoyladenylate synthase — translation MDDKTIRAATSEAAGDMLRLGGVCVYPTETYFGLGAGVFFPDALARVAAIKGRPSEKPLPLLAADLDQVQGVLSASFAASPGYADFMRLAGMFWPGPLSLVVPTRQELSPLVKDAKGRTSIRITPHPVARALCLAAKSPLAATSANPSGGRPTARPAQLDRDLCARVDAVVLDPPLPAGGPASTVAVPEGGGRLVILRRGAVTDEALAGAGFVVTFSCP, via the coding sequence GTGGACGACAAGACGATTCGGGCCGCGACTTCGGAGGCGGCGGGCGACATGTTGCGCCTGGGCGGGGTGTGCGTCTATCCCACGGAGACCTATTTCGGGCTGGGAGCCGGGGTCTTTTTTCCGGACGCCCTGGCCCGGGTGGCGGCCATCAAGGGCCGGCCCTCGGAAAAGCCCCTGCCGCTTCTGGCCGCGGATCTCGATCAGGTGCAAGGCGTTTTGTCCGCGTCGTTTGCGGCCTCGCCGGGGTATGCCGATTTCATGCGGCTGGCCGGGATGTTCTGGCCGGGGCCGCTGTCCCTGGTCGTGCCGACCCGGCAGGAGCTTTCGCCCCTGGTGAAGGACGCAAAGGGCCGCACGTCCATCCGGATCACCCCGCATCCCGTGGCCCGGGCTTTGTGTCTGGCGGCGAAAAGTCCCCTGGCGGCCACCAGCGCCAACCCAAGCGGCGGCCGGCCGACGGCGAGGCCCGCGCAGTTGGACCGGGACCTGTGCGCCCGGGTGGACGCCGTGGTCCTGGACCCGCCCCTGCCGGCCGGGGGACCGGCCTCCACCGTGGCCGTGCCCGAGGGCGGCGGCCGGCTGGTGATCCTGCGCCGGGGCGCGGTGACGGACGAGGCCTTGGCCGGGGCCGGGTTTGTGGTGACCTTTTCGTGTCCCTGA
- a CDS encoding glycosyltransferase gives MSATVTAPLPRLPDLPPDILHRLARAMPIWAITSEHPGVRLSMVRALLSRTPPDPALAHVAAGTLLWAWQEDPLHPEVTAALLHLDAAMPFLPRPVRELAMALAPRLVAPPDPDLWQAVAASGDAGLIRTYLDKATTDPRHGLFRLWKAFGGLVDTCDPGRVVRVLAGSPVRDFPPLLERLCAEAAFFTEPPDKALRRLERLRRDLWGHFADALAAALLAREDDAARAARLLAPVRQAMPWHVNLTLVLHDLALGPRPTTPAATEPIGPTDAAVLLYTWNKAALIAETLETLATTRLGSSPVIVLDNGSTDDTPEVLRQAASRFPPGAFRIVTLPVNVGAPGARNWLLSLPEVASRSYAAFVDDDARPPENWLPMLLDAARDNPDAGAVGCAVADIPAPHRLQSADYHLLPPQTGQSLLEEVPERIFVMDTCSGRLDFGLHRYRRPALSVSGCCHLVSLAAVRAAGPFDIRFTPTQFDDLERDMRSWLAGYPAVYEGRLVVRHVQTSSLARAKTKAQMAHVAGNKLKLEGALAHADIGKLVAENHAVLWRDLSQKAEALETLRA, from the coding sequence ATGTCGGCAACCGTCACCGCGCCCCTTCCCCGGCTTCCGGACCTCCCCCCGGACATCCTGCACCGGCTGGCCCGGGCCATGCCCATCTGGGCCATCACCTCGGAGCATCCGGGCGTGCGGCTGTCCATGGTCCGGGCCCTGCTGTCCCGCACCCCCCCGGACCCGGCCCTGGCCCATGTCGCGGCCGGCACGCTCCTGTGGGCCTGGCAGGAGGACCCCCTGCACCCCGAGGTCACGGCCGCCCTGCTCCATCTGGACGCGGCCATGCCCTTTCTGCCCCGGCCGGTCCGGGAACTGGCCATGGCCCTTGCGCCCCGACTCGTCGCCCCGCCCGATCCGGACCTGTGGCAGGCCGTGGCCGCCTCCGGGGATGCCGGCCTGATCCGGACCTACCTGGACAAGGCCACCACCGACCCCCGCCATGGCCTGTTCCGGCTGTGGAAGGCCTTCGGGGGGCTTGTGGACACCTGCGACCCTGGCCGGGTGGTGCGTGTCCTGGCGGGTTCGCCGGTACGGGATTTTCCGCCGCTCCTGGAGCGGCTGTGCGCCGAGGCGGCGTTTTTCACCGAACCGCCCGATAAGGCCCTGCGCCGTCTGGAGCGGCTTCGCCGCGACCTGTGGGGCCATTTCGCGGACGCGCTGGCCGCCGCGCTCCTGGCCCGCGAGGACGACGCCGCCCGCGCCGCGCGGCTTCTGGCCCCGGTGCGCCAGGCCATGCCCTGGCACGTCAACCTGACCCTGGTCCTTCACGACCTGGCCCTGGGTCCCCGGCCGACCACGCCCGCCGCGACGGAACCCATCGGCCCCACCGACGCGGCTGTCCTGCTCTACACCTGGAACAAGGCCGCCCTGATCGCCGAAACCCTGGAAACGCTGGCGACAACCCGCCTTGGGTCCTCACCGGTGATCGTCCTGGACAACGGCTCCACGGACGACACGCCCGAGGTCCTGCGTCAGGCCGCCTCCCGGTTTCCGCCGGGCGCCTTTCGCATCGTCACCCTTCCGGTCAATGTGGGCGCTCCCGGGGCCCGCAACTGGCTCTTGTCCCTGCCCGAGGTCGCCTCCCGGTCCTACGCGGCCTTTGTGGACGACGACGCAAGGCCCCCGGAAAACTGGCTGCCCATGCTTTTGGATGCGGCCCGGGACAACCCCGACGCCGGGGCCGTGGGCTGCGCCGTGGCCGACATCCCGGCCCCGCACCGCCTGCAATCGGCGGACTATCATCTCCTGCCGCCGCAGACCGGGCAAAGCCTGCTGGAGGAGGTGCCGGAACGGATCTTCGTCATGGACACCTGTTCGGGGCGGCTGGATTTCGGCCTGCACCGCTACCGCCGGCCGGCCCTGTCCGTGTCGGGCTGCTGCCATCTGGTGTCCCTGGCGGCGGTGCGCGCGGCCGGTCCCTTCGACATCCGGTTCACGCCGACCCAGTTCGACGACCTGGAGCGGGACATGCGGTCGTGGCTGGCCGGCTACCCGGCGGTCTACGAGGGGCGGCTTGTCGTGCGTCACGTGCAGACGTCGAGTCTGGCCCGGGCCAAAACCAAGGCCCAGATGGCGCACGTGGCCGGGAACAAGCTCAAGCTGGAGGGTGCGCTGGCCCACGCGGATATCGGGAAGCTCGTCGCGGAGAACCACGCGGTGTTGTGGCGGGACCTGAGTCAGAAGGCCGAGGCCCTTGAGACCCTTCGGGCGTGA
- a CDS encoding ATP-binding protein — protein sequence MDHDTCYENFLKIMFEFKMIEFNEADTRAKIIDRILKQCLNWKESNISRENHVTDGYIDYKISQGSVTKFVIEAKKTGDHFAIPLIRKNRYYKIDGSIKSIPNLIEAMEQAKRYCDDIGCKYAIITNGYQFILFTAIILGKSWREGKCLVFRSLEDIKDNFLLFYRIFASDSVAEGSLVSHMEKHRSLLKFGKIIDTIHNPDYTWSRNELYTYIQPIAEIAFHELLDDRRSNILKECYVYEKTNTTKDELDSFFCDYLPHFSKQYNVKEIDKTGASSELIGLMRRDRLNKGQLIVLLGGIGVGKSTFIHRYYKFILSDVEQFLWFYIDFRNIEPTPLAIEEFIFRQIDEKWKAVYHEVLYEKIRTELSDHDKNDFKYYYGKLFKALHSIGYNISIVIDNIDQHDIELQESIFLYASNICDTLKTITLISVRENTFLMSTRLGVFDAYHIPKFHISAPDFIILIIKRIDYAIKLVKSNDFDKLFYPMPVEKKSQLVAYLTVIKTSLLSKNPQAEKIVKFIDNISVGNMREALRMFNNFIVSGNTNVNEILCKYRSTGSYQIAFHQFIKSMLLGERRYYDQDKSNIINLFDFDTSISDSHSNLFRILHFLYDKYNTQSKIGTGYVEIDCILNVGNEIGLAREVLRDSLERLAKYSLVELDNLSKIDIKNASYAKITHAGVFYLKELCKQFVYIDTVLSDTPIADCATFDKILLMINETDIPKRLARAEEFCRYLKNMEDEEFKNYPELTTNDFSNKPFLTTIYNEYIVQQPSIHENYLRRRDSNSSF from the coding sequence GTGGATCACGATACATGCTATGAGAATTTTCTTAAAATAATGTTTGAATTCAAGATGATAGAATTTAATGAGGCCGACACTCGCGCCAAAATTATTGATCGGATTTTAAAACAGTGTCTGAATTGGAAAGAATCTAACATTTCACGCGAAAATCATGTGACTGATGGTTACATCGATTATAAAATTTCGCAAGGTAGCGTCACAAAATTCGTAATCGAAGCAAAAAAAACTGGTGACCACTTTGCCATTCCATTAATTAGGAAGAATAGATACTATAAAATAGACGGAAGCATTAAGAGTATACCGAATCTTATCGAAGCAATGGAACAAGCAAAACGTTATTGTGACGATATCGGTTGTAAATACGCCATCATAACAAATGGTTATCAGTTTATATTGTTTACTGCAATAATACTTGGGAAATCATGGAGAGAAGGGAAATGTTTGGTCTTTAGATCGCTTGAAGATATCAAAGATAATTTTTTATTGTTTTATAGAATTTTTGCAAGTGATTCTGTAGCGGAAGGATCGTTAGTTTCACACATGGAGAAACATCGATCTTTGTTAAAATTTGGAAAAATTATAGATACTATTCATAATCCGGACTATACATGGTCGCGAAATGAGCTATACACGTACATACAGCCAATCGCGGAGATTGCATTTCATGAACTACTTGATGATAGAAGATCAAATATATTAAAAGAATGTTACGTATACGAGAAAACAAACACTACAAAAGATGAATTAGATTCTTTTTTTTGTGACTATCTCCCCCATTTTTCAAAACAATACAATGTAAAAGAGATTGATAAAACCGGTGCATCAAGTGAATTAATAGGACTTATGCGTAGAGACCGGCTCAACAAAGGGCAATTGATTGTTCTTTTGGGCGGTATTGGTGTTGGGAAATCGACATTTATCCATCGTTATTATAAATTTATTCTTTCAGATGTTGAACAATTTTTGTGGTTCTACATAGATTTTAGGAATATAGAGCCAACGCCACTTGCCATTGAAGAGTTTATATTTAGGCAAATTGATGAAAAGTGGAAAGCAGTTTACCATGAGGTCCTTTACGAAAAGATACGCACTGAATTATCGGATCACGATAAAAATGATTTTAAATATTACTACGGAAAGTTATTTAAGGCGCTTCATAGTATCGGTTATAACATTTCGATCGTCATAGATAATATTGATCAACATGACATAGAATTGCAAGAGTCTATATTTTTATATGCATCAAACATTTGTGATACGCTCAAAACTATAACTTTGATTTCAGTGCGTGAGAACACCTTTTTGATGTCCACAAGGCTTGGCGTTTTTGACGCTTATCACATCCCGAAATTTCATATATCAGCACCAGACTTTATAATTCTAATCATCAAAAGAATAGACTACGCAATCAAATTAGTAAAATCAAATGATTTCGACAAGTTATTTTATCCAATGCCTGTAGAAAAAAAGAGTCAGCTTGTTGCATATTTAACTGTCATCAAAACATCTCTTCTTTCAAAAAATCCTCAAGCTGAAAAAATTGTTAAATTTATAGATAATATATCTGTTGGGAATATGCGTGAAGCATTACGTATGTTCAATAATTTCATCGTATCTGGGAATACTAATGTTAACGAAATACTATGCAAATACCGATCTACTGGCTCATATCAAATTGCATTTCATCAATTTATCAAGTCTATGCTATTAGGTGAGAGGCGGTATTACGATCAAGACAAAAGTAATATTATTAATCTCTTTGATTTTGACACGTCTATCTCTGACTCACATTCTAATTTGTTTCGAATACTACATTTTTTATATGATAAATATAATACTCAAAGCAAAATCGGGACAGGTTATGTTGAAATAGATTGTATATTAAATGTTGGAAATGAAATTGGTCTTGCAAGAGAAGTGTTAAGAGATTCATTAGAACGATTAGCTAAATATAGCCTTGTTGAGCTAGATAACCTTTCAAAAATAGATATAAAAAATGCTAGTTATGCGAAAATAACCCATGCAGGGGTTTTCTATTTAAAAGAGCTTTGCAAGCAATTTGTATATATTGATACTGTTCTTTCTGATACTCCAATAGCAGACTGTGCTACTTTCGACAAGATACTGTTGATGATCAACGAAACAGATATTCCCAAAAGGCTTGCACGGGCCGAAGAATTTTGTCGTTATTTAAAAAATATGGAAGATGAGGAATTTAAAAATTATCCTGAATTAACAACAAATGATTTCTCAAATAAGCCTTTTTTGACCACGATTTATAATGAATATATTGTTCAGCAACCTTCTATTCATGAGAACTATCTAAGAAGGAGGGACTCCAACTCTTCATTTTAG
- a CDS encoding tyrosine-type recombinase/integrase, translating to MESDRITTRARLPKEFRPLHVLRHVSASMLPSSCQVDLYTLQKLLTHKSPQMTQRYAHLRDDALRRTSDVAGDVLPGSAKNGPGARWRT from the coding sequence GTGGAGTCTGATCGGATCACGACCCGGGCCAGACTGCCGAAAGAGTTTCGGCCATTACACGTCTTGCGCCATGTCTCTGCGTCTATGCTGCCCTCAAGTTGCCAAGTGGACCTGTACACCTTGCAAAAGCTTCTGACGCACAAAAGCCCGCAGATGACCCAACGATATGCCCACCTGCGGGACGATGCCCTGCGGCGGACCTCGGACGTTGCCGGGGACGTGTTGCCCGGATCGGCGAAAAACGGCCCAGGGGCAAGGTGGCGAACCTGA
- a CDS encoding type II toxin-antitoxin system YafQ family toxin encodes MREINETASFKRDMKRMARSGRYAVNELLTVVHALAEDIPLEPKYRDHVLTGNWRDHRECHIRPDWLLVYRLEPSTLILVRTGSHSELFR; translated from the coding sequence GTGCGGGAAATAAACGAAACCGCGAGTTTCAAGCGTGATATGAAACGGATGGCCCGGAGCGGGCGGTACGCCGTGAACGAACTGCTTACCGTGGTTCATGCCCTGGCCGAGGACATCCCGCTTGAACCCAAGTACCGTGACCACGTCCTGACCGGAAACTGGCGGGATCATCGGGAATGCCACATCCGCCCGGATTGGCTTTTGGTTTACCGCCTGGAGCCAAGTACGCTGATCCTCGTTCGGACCGGATCACATAGCGAGCTTTTCAGGTAG
- a CDS encoding Tim44 domain-containing protein → MHHHPPFTAHPLAAGRQPAAARPLPGHGGAAILRRIGAPLLALAMLLVAVDLAEAKRVGGGKSFGSRDTYSKPYNKPTSPDRNTSTVNQQATPNQPGGPAAAGTPGAPAARPGMFGGLGGMFGGLLMGGLIGSMLFGGGAGAGGFGILEILLLGGGAYLLFKLVMGRKKAPTRQTASGGERFAYATGGNPDADRAPDGWGALRATPPGQDRGDTASSPVMPAGLDEAEFLAGVKALYARLQASWDKRDLDDIRQFTSPEVFSEITRQAEEDPTPGQTDILMVEARVLEAGSHGGQTVITVFFDVLLREDRTADAPNQVREVWRISRDEQAPKPSWTLEGIQQLAM, encoded by the coding sequence TTGCATCACCATCCGCCTTTCACCGCCCACCCCCTGGCCGCCGGTCGGCAGCCCGCCGCCGCCCGCCCGTTGCCCGGACATGGCGGCGCGGCCATCCTGCGCCGCATCGGCGCCCCGCTTCTGGCGCTGGCCATGCTGCTTGTGGCCGTGGATCTGGCCGAGGCCAAGCGCGTCGGCGGCGGCAAGTCCTTCGGCAGCCGGGACACCTATTCCAAGCCCTACAACAAGCCGACCTCGCCGGACCGCAACACCTCGACCGTCAATCAGCAGGCCACCCCGAACCAGCCGGGCGGCCCGGCGGCCGCCGGAACCCCAGGCGCTCCCGCCGCCAGACCCGGCATGTTCGGCGGACTCGGCGGCATGTTCGGCGGCCTGCTCATGGGCGGGCTCATCGGCTCGATGCTGTTCGGCGGCGGCGCGGGCGCGGGGGGATTTGGAATCCTGGAGATTCTGCTCCTGGGCGGCGGCGCGTATCTGCTCTTCAAGCTCGTTATGGGGCGGAAAAAGGCCCCCACGCGGCAGACCGCATCCGGCGGCGAGCGCTTCGCCTACGCCACTGGCGGCAATCCGGACGCCGACCGGGCGCCGGACGGCTGGGGCGCGCTGCGCGCGACGCCCCCGGGCCAGGATCGGGGCGACACGGCCTCAAGCCCGGTCATGCCCGCGGGCCTTGACGAGGCCGAGTTCCTGGCCGGGGTCAAGGCCCTCTACGCCCGGCTTCAGGCCTCCTGGGACAAGCGCGACCTGGACGACATCCGGCAGTTCACCAGCCCCGAGGTGTTTTCCGAGATCACCCGGCAGGCCGAGGAAGACCCGACCCCGGGCCAGACCGACATCCTCATGGTCGAGGCCCGGGTGCTCGAGGCCGGTTCGCACGGCGGCCAGACCGTGATCACGGTCTTTTTCGACGTCCTTCTGCGCGAGGACCGGACGGCTGACGCCCCCAACCAGGTCCGCGAGGTCTGGCGCATCAGCCGCGACGAACAGGCCCCCAAGCCGTCCTGGACCCTGGAGGGCATCCAGCAGTTGGCCATGTGA
- a CDS encoding YybH family protein: protein MDSLHPEMKEQILAEVDDQFLALVRAINAMDIETWASFYSDTAFVSAIAGTDCYVSKFAWVEAIRAYFAARKSQRVTLKVVRIEALSSSLALLTSEENSVIEQPGGGGFDGKHVFTMLWEKGVAGWKIIHSHESWTQA, encoded by the coding sequence ATGGACAGTCTGCATCCGGAGATGAAGGAACAGATATTGGCCGAGGTCGATGACCAGTTCCTGGCCCTGGTTAGGGCCATAAACGCCATGGACATCGAAACGTGGGCCTCGTTTTACAGCGACACGGCCTTTGTGTCCGCCATCGCGGGAACCGATTGTTACGTGTCCAAATTCGCATGGGTCGAGGCCATACGGGCGTATTTCGCGGCCAGGAAATCCCAGCGCGTCACCCTGAAGGTGGTGCGCATCGAGGCCTTGTCGTCGTCGCTGGCCCTTTTGACCAGCGAGGAGAACTCCGTCATCGAACAGCCGGGCGGCGGCGGCTTCGACGGAAAACACGTCTTCACCATGCTGTGGGAAAAAGGCGTCGCCGGCTGGAAGATCATCCATTCGCATGAATCCTGGACGCAGGCCTAG
- a CDS encoding helix-turn-helix transcriptional regulator, producing the protein MTAHTEHHILKAPDGTPLYVVVPWDDYEEHFGGRPDDEVTIPHAVIVIEDERGVSLIRAWREHLGLTQDEVARRMGVTRQAYLQMESLAGRPRVATLKKIAVAMGVAWEQLRA; encoded by the coding sequence ATGACCGCACATACTGAGCACCATATCCTGAAGGCCCCGGACGGCACGCCCCTCTATGTCGTGGTCCCATGGGATGACTACGAGGAGCATTTCGGCGGCAGGCCGGACGACGAAGTCACCATCCCCCACGCCGTCATCGTCATCGAGGACGAACGCGGCGTCAGCCTCATCCGCGCCTGGCGCGAACACCTCGGCCTGACCCAGGACGAGGTGGCCCGCCGCATGGGCGTCACCCGGCAGGCCTATCTCCAGATGGAATCTCTTGCCGGCCGGCCGCGCGTGGCCACGCTCAAAAAGATCGCCGTGGCCATGGGCGTGGCCTGGGAGCAACTTCGGGCATGA
- a CDS encoding type II toxin-antitoxin system RelE family toxin, whose translation MNEIEWTAKARKQFRRIDAEQRVTIREAVGTLAEWPRCGNVKALVGRDGYRLRVGRYRVLFTVNTRNIPVVIRIEEVKKRDDRTY comes from the coding sequence GTGAACGAAATCGAGTGGACCGCCAAGGCCCGCAAGCAATTCCGCCGCATCGACGCCGAACAGCGCGTAACCATTCGCGAAGCCGTCGGCACGCTGGCGGAGTGGCCCCGTTGCGGCAACGTCAAGGCGTTGGTCGGGCGGGACGGCTACCGCCTGCGGGTCGGCCGGTATCGAGTCCTCTTTACCGTGAACACAAGAAATATTCCAGTGGTTATCCGCATTGAGGAGGTCAAAAAACGCGATGACCGCACATACTGA
- a CDS encoding IS5 family transposase (programmed frameshift) → MSIKSWEVSDAFWEIVEPLIPRPKRDGEKQYKRKVGGGRKPIAARTVFSAIVYVLRTGIQWKALPKEVFGSPSAIHRYFREWEQAGFFLELWQRGLSEYDDMEGIAWEWQSIDGCMNKAPMAKENSGRNPTDRGKKRGTKRHILVDGRGVPLSVVVTGANRHDVSQLKAVLANKIAEPIMDAESENLCADAGYAGEAPCKEMLAAGYKPHVRPRGEEQREKLENPSFKARRWVVEACHSWFNRFRKLTIRYEKLGATHLALIHLAAAIIALRKIKTKIIYG, encoded by the exons ATGAGCATAAAATCATGGGAAGTGTCGGACGCGTTTTGGGAGATAGTTGAGCCTTTGATCCCCAGGCCAAAGAGAGACGGTGAAAAGCAATATAAACGGAAGGTTGGAGGAGGCAGAAAGCCAATTGCGGCACGCACTGTCTTTTCCGCTATTGTGTATGTGTTGCGGACCGGCATTCAATGGAAGGCGTTACCCAAAGAAGTTTTTGGCAGTCCGAGCGCAATTCACCGGTATTTCAGAGAATGGGAACAAGCGGGCTTCTTTCTGGAACTTTGGCAGAGAGGCTTGTCCGAGTATGACGACATGGAAGGAATCGCCTGGGAATGGCAATCCATAGATGGCTGCATGAACAAAGCTCCAATGGCCAAAGAGAATTCCGGGAGAAATCCAACGGATCGAGGGAAAAAAAG AGGAACAAAGCGCCATATCCTTGTGGACGGGCGTGGCGTCCCGTTATCGGTCGTCGTCACCGGGGCCAACCGGCATGACGTCAGTCAGCTGAAAGCAGTTTTGGCAAACAAGATTGCGGAGCCGATCATGGACGCCGAGTCTGAAAACCTATGCGCGGATGCTGGATATGCGGGAGAAGCTCCTTGCAAAGAAATGCTCGCGGCCGGATACAAACCACATGTGCGCCCTCGCGGCGAAGAACAGCGAGAAAAGCTTGAAAACCCTTCTTTCAAAGCACGACGGTGGGTCGTTGAGGCCTGCCACTCTTGGTTCAATCGGTTTCGCAAGTTGACGATTCGGTATGAAAAGCTCGGGGCAACCCATTTAGCATTGATCCACTTGGCGGCGGCGATCATTGCATTACGGAAGATAAAAACCAAAATTATTTATGGATAA